A section of the Alkalicoccobacillus plakortidis genome encodes:
- a CDS encoding LapA family protein, with protein MRGQSAFIIGIIAAIIIAVFAVINVDAVPVNYLFGTSEWPLILVILGSVFLGAAVAGAMGMVRILKLQSEVKRLRAGNSISGSSSDTTTPPRSTKSKTPATDSTKQ; from the coding sequence ATGAGAGGACAAAGTGCATTTATTATTGGTATTATTGCCGCTATTATTATTGCTGTGTTTGCCGTTATTAACGTTGACGCAGTGCCGGTAAATTATTTATTTGGTACGTCTGAATGGCCGCTTATCCTTGTAATACTAGGTTCTGTATTTTTAGGAGCAGCTGTAGCCGGTGCCATGGGTATGGTTCGAATCTTAAAACTTCAATCAGAAGTGAAACGACTTCGCGCAGGTAATAGCATTAGTGGAAGTAGTTCTGACACGACAACACCACCGCGTAGCACAAAGTCAAAGACACCAGCAACGGATTCTACGAAACAGTAA
- the recJ gene encoding single-stranded-DNA-specific exonuclease RecJ, which produces MLKPRARWQVQTQDQTEIDALAQSCQLPPLVAKLLLNRGMREQKDVQRFLDKDGLDFYDPYLMDGMRETVDRIHQAVEQQEHIVVFGDYDADGVSSTAVLMHALIEIGAKVEYYVPNRFTEGYGPNEPALRRAKEEGCGLMITVDTGISAVHEADVAKEIGLDFIITDHHEPPPVLPDALVILNPKKPGCPYPFKSLAGVGVAFKLAHALLGRVPVDLLDIAVIGTIADLVPLVDENRLIARLGLEALQGSEKPGLMAIKKVCGFGADAMEADHVGFGIGPRMNAAGRLDSADPAVDLLLAEDAETATSLAEGIDQLNKERQAIVNEMTKDAIEFVDESYPVSENNVLIVGKEGWNAGVIGIVASRLVERYYRPVIVMSFDSEKGKAKGSARSIEGFNMFQELSKNRDILPHFGGHPMAAGLTMDLDLVDELRDRLHKQADEVLTEEDYSPIAKVDVLARVDEVTLSVVKQLEKLAPFGVGNPKPKIMFENVHLGQIRRIGSDSSHLKLSLTEHGATLDGIGFRMGHLHEEITRAAAVQALGTLSVNEWNGTVKPQLMLEDLAVPEWQLFDWRSLKPPRIEERVHELSSDNMVCVAFRGEESESLVSGLPIVHTESFQWTQHSLTDKYLVLLDVPREQKQLKELFEKAGKPSRVYSIFYQKEDSFFSSNPSRDDFKWFYALIRQRQQLPFKKQQKQIEHHKGWSSGTVQYMADVFEELGFIECSNGVAVAAAQPSKKDLTQSLIYRSKLEQADLENEFVYSSYDQLRNWFEAAFTVADEANHNVKEQV; this is translated from the coding sequence ATGTTAAAGCCACGAGCAAGATGGCAGGTTCAAACTCAGGATCAGACCGAGATTGACGCTCTTGCACAGAGCTGCCAACTTCCGCCGTTAGTTGCTAAACTTTTGTTGAATCGTGGAATGAGAGAGCAAAAGGATGTGCAACGCTTTTTAGATAAAGATGGATTAGACTTTTATGATCCTTATTTAATGGACGGAATGAGAGAAACGGTCGATCGAATACATCAAGCAGTAGAACAACAAGAACATATTGTCGTTTTTGGAGACTATGACGCAGACGGGGTTAGTAGCACGGCTGTGTTAATGCATGCCCTTATAGAAATTGGAGCAAAAGTGGAATACTATGTTCCAAATCGTTTTACTGAAGGCTATGGACCAAATGAACCCGCGCTTAGACGAGCAAAGGAAGAAGGTTGCGGTCTAATGATTACGGTGGACACAGGAATTTCTGCCGTTCATGAAGCGGATGTTGCAAAAGAGATTGGGTTAGATTTTATTATTACTGATCACCATGAGCCTCCGCCTGTGTTACCGGATGCCTTAGTTATTTTAAATCCAAAAAAGCCGGGCTGCCCATATCCATTTAAATCTCTAGCAGGTGTAGGGGTTGCTTTTAAGCTTGCTCATGCCTTGTTAGGTCGTGTGCCTGTGGATTTACTTGATATCGCTGTGATTGGCACGATCGCAGATTTAGTTCCCTTAGTAGATGAGAACCGATTGATTGCTCGATTGGGGTTAGAAGCACTCCAGGGATCGGAAAAACCGGGTCTAATGGCAATTAAAAAAGTATGTGGCTTTGGTGCAGATGCAATGGAAGCGGATCATGTTGGATTTGGTATTGGTCCTAGGATGAATGCAGCAGGTCGTTTAGATTCTGCAGACCCGGCAGTTGACCTCTTGCTTGCAGAAGATGCAGAAACCGCGACAAGTCTTGCTGAAGGTATTGATCAGTTGAACAAAGAAAGACAGGCCATTGTCAATGAAATGACCAAGGATGCGATTGAGTTTGTTGATGAATCGTATCCAGTATCTGAGAATAATGTATTAATTGTCGGAAAAGAAGGTTGGAATGCCGGGGTCATTGGTATCGTTGCATCTCGTTTGGTGGAGCGTTATTATCGCCCAGTAATCGTGATGAGCTTTGATTCTGAAAAAGGAAAAGCCAAAGGTTCGGCAAGAAGTATTGAAGGGTTTAACATGTTCCAAGAGCTCTCAAAAAACCGTGATATTCTGCCGCACTTTGGTGGTCATCCAATGGCAGCTGGTTTAACAATGGACTTGGATCTGGTAGATGAGCTGCGAGATCGTTTGCATAAGCAAGCAGATGAAGTTTTAACTGAAGAGGATTATAGTCCAATTGCCAAAGTTGATGTATTGGCACGTGTGGATGAAGTGACACTATCTGTGGTGAAGCAGTTAGAGAAGCTGGCTCCATTTGGAGTTGGTAATCCGAAGCCGAAAATTATGTTTGAGAATGTTCATTTAGGACAAATTAGGCGTATAGGTAGTGATTCCTCGCATCTGAAGTTAAGCTTAACGGAGCACGGTGCCACGCTTGATGGCATAGGGTTTCGAATGGGGCATCTTCATGAAGAAATCACACGTGCGGCGGCTGTTCAAGCTTTAGGGACTCTGTCTGTGAATGAGTGGAACGGGACAGTTAAACCACAACTCATGCTTGAGGACCTTGCTGTTCCAGAGTGGCAGCTTTTTGACTGGAGAAGCTTAAAACCGCCGCGTATTGAAGAGCGAGTTCATGAACTTTCTTCAGATAACATGGTCTGTGTTGCTTTCCGTGGAGAGGAATCAGAGTCATTAGTATCTGGATTACCCATCGTTCACACAGAATCGTTTCAATGGACACAACATTCTTTAACAGACAAATACTTAGTTTTATTAGATGTTCCAAGAGAACAGAAACAGCTTAAGGAATTGTTTGAGAAAGCAGGAAAACCAAGTCGGGTTTACTCGATATTTTATCAAAAAGAAGATTCATTTTTCTCTTCTAATCCATCAAGAGACGATTTTAAATGGTTTTATGCGTTAATTCGCCAACGACAACAGCTGCCATTTAAAAAACAACAAAAACAAATTGAACATCATAAAGGTTGGTCTTCTGGCACCGTTCAATATATGGCGGATGTGTTTGAGGAACTTGGTTTTATCGAGTGTTCAAACGGGGTTGCAGTTGCTGCAGCACAGCCATCAAAAAAGGACTTAACGCAATCCTTGATTTACCGCAGTAAATTAGAGCAAGCAGATTTAGAAAATGAGTTTGTCTATTCATCGTATGATCAATTACGAAACTGGTTTGAGGCAGCATTCACTGTAGCCGATGAAGCCAACCATAATGTGAAGGAGCAAGTATAA
- a CDS encoding adenine phosphoribosyltransferase, with protein MDFKQYITIVEDYPKEGIRFKDITTLMQDGPAYKAAIQELGKYAADLDADVIVGPEARGFVVGCPLAVEMEKGFVPVRKAGKLPREVLSVDYGLEYGKDSLTIHKDSITKGQKVLITDDLLATGGTIEATIKMVEELGGVVVGIAFLIELSYLNGRDRLANYNTFSLMTY; from the coding sequence ATGGACTTTAAACAATATATTACAATCGTAGAGGATTACCCAAAAGAAGGCATTCGTTTTAAGGATATTACAACATTAATGCAAGATGGACCTGCATATAAGGCAGCCATTCAAGAGCTTGGAAAATATGCTGCAGATCTTGATGCAGATGTCATTGTTGGGCCAGAGGCAAGAGGTTTTGTTGTAGGTTGTCCATTAGCGGTTGAAATGGAAAAAGGATTTGTTCCGGTACGTAAAGCTGGTAAGCTTCCTAGAGAAGTACTTTCGGTTGATTACGGTTTGGAATATGGAAAGGATAGCTTAACCATTCATAAAGATTCCATTACAAAAGGACAAAAGGTCTTAATCACTGATGATCTTCTTGCAACTGGTGGTACAATTGAGGCGACAATTAAAATGGTTGAAGAACTAGGTGGAGTGGTTGTAGGGATTGCCTTCCTTATTGAATTGTCATACTTAAACGGACGTGATCGTTTAGCAAACTACAATACATTCAGCTTAATGACTTATTAA